A region from the Canis lupus dingo isolate Sandy chromosome 9, ASM325472v2, whole genome shotgun sequence genome encodes:
- the CBX8 gene encoding chromobox protein homolog 8 encodes MELSAVGERVFAAEALLKRRIRKGRMEYLVKWKGWSQKYSTWEPEENILDARLLAAFEEREREMELYGPKKRGPKPKTFLLKAQAKAKAKTYEFRSDSARGIRIPYPGRSPQDLASTSRARDGLRNMGLSPPGSSSSTSSTCRVEPPRDRDRERERERERERERQRERERGASRTDDKPSSPGDSSKKRGPKPRKELLDPSQRPLGEASDGLGDYLKGRKVDEAPPGAGKFPAGHSVIQLARRQDSDLAQCGVASPSPAEATGKLAVDTFPARVIKHRATFLEARGQGALDPGGPRVRHGSGTPGSVGGLYRDMGAQGGRPSLIARIPVARILGDPEEESWSPSLTNLEKVVVTDVTSNFLTVTIKESNTDQGFFKEKR; translated from the exons ATGGAGCTTTCGGCGGTGGGGGAGCGGGTGTTCGCGGCCGAAGCCCTCCTGAAGCGGCGCATACGGAAA GGACGCATGGAATACCTCGTGAAATGGAAGGGCTGGTCGCAGAA GTACAGCACATGGGAACCCGAGGAAAACATCCTGGATGCTCGCCTGCTCGCAGCCTTTGAGGAAAG gGAGCGGGAGATGGAGCTCTACGGCCCCAAAAAGCGAGGACCCAAACCCAAAACCTTCCTCCTCAAG GCCCAGGCCAAGGCAAAGGCCAAAACATACGAGTTCAGAAGTGACTCTGCCCGGGGCATCCGGATCCCCTACCCTGGACGCTCCCCCCAGGACTTGGCCTCTACTTCCAGAGCCCGTGATGGCCTGCGGAACATGGGTCTGTCCCCGCCcggaagcagcagcagcaccagcagcacctgcCGAGTGGAGCCCCCTCGGGACCGGGACCGAGAGCGGGAGAGGGAGCGCGAGCGGGAGCGAGAGAGGCAGCGCGAGCGAGAGCGGGGTGCCAGCCGCACGGATGACAAGCCCAGCTCGCCGGGGGACAGCTCCAAGAAGCGAGGCCCCAAACCCCGGAAGGAGCTCCTGGACCCCTCGCAGAGGCCCTTGGGAGAAGCCAGCGATGGCCTCGGAGATTACCTCAAGGGCAGGAAGGTGGACGAAGCCCCTCCTGGGGCAGGGAAGTTCCCCGCTGGCCACAGCGTGATCCAGCTAGCCCGGAGGCAGGACTCGGACCTGGCCCAGTGCGGTgtggccagccccagccccgcggaGGCCACAGGCAAGCTGGCTGTGGACACCTTTCCAGCCAGGGTCATAAAGCACAGGGCCACTttcctggaggccagaggccagggggCCCTAGACCCAGGTGGCCCCCGTGTCCGGCATGGCTCAGGCACCCCTGGCTCTGTGGGGGGCTTGTATCGGGACATGGGGGCCCAGGGGGGAAGGCCCTCCCTCATCGCCAGGATCCCAGTGGCCAGGATCCTGGGGGACCCAGAGGAAGAGTCCTGGAGTCCCTCTCTGACCAACCTGGAGAAAGTGGTGGTCACTGACGTGACCTCAAACTTTTTGACCGTCACCATTAAGGAAAGTAACACGGACCAAggcttttttaaagagaaaagatga